One Pocillopora verrucosa isolate sample1 chromosome 10, ASM3666991v2, whole genome shotgun sequence genomic window carries:
- the LOC131782338 gene encoding leucine-rich repeat-containing protein 45-like, with protein sequence MEEFHKRYSTICREHHVFPLESVLNHIRSYSDGEQFRESRSTPESATKLDLSCCNLTPEDCNALVSVLTDDLFFEELNFSDCLLSEESSKIILRGLIDNKAVKRLNLKGNNIRAGAAEILGQFLKRNECVRSLLIEWNSLGLWDNGMRAICEGLAHNQALLFLDLRNNQITHEGASQIAVALKRNQCLRGLDLRWNNIGLLGGRELLEALKFNKRLVGLELTGNNIPQDIVQALSVAIQQNSDRQVAFEEHQAQTEALTRELEMTQEKKRQEVTSLKEEIDQQRSSQEQLNRSMQTKIDHLRTALDERKAAFDSLSSKLSTTNSELLLSRKMFSEQKLAVQTLTDELQEEKESKAATELLHRKKMNEVLEKNQELEKTINILERRNKSHENKISTLEKDIEAMETQFADRGKASDKKFQEELLNTERRLQKEVSNLQQKALEYREATKEKMMKLEEEKTAFEEEVSTLKSQLVSLRISSDEELRNTKTRLKQDEITRSRQYDEHLSQIQQSQSELQIQNTKQLTQITDLQSQLNSTHRDSEMLRRQMETLKQQLEQKDADYRNEVNRSRIELDSERKTQSELRDKISDLESRIAEMTRRHRDAISIKDSELELLKEQLRCKENEIKKIHDEEMKRAELLEKAIYSYVSSTKNSSLSPHQS encoded by the exons aTGGAAGAGTTTCACAAACGCTACTCTACAATATGTCGAGAACATCATGTATTTCCATTAGAAAGTGTTCTAAATCATATTCGAAGCTATTCAGACGGCGAACAGTTTCGTGAAAGTAGATCAACGCCTGAGAGTGCGACGAAATTAGATCTTTCCTGTTGTAACCTCACTCCAGAGGATTGTAATGCACTTGTTAGCGTTCTTACAGATGACCTGTTCTTTGAAGAACTAAATTTTTCCGACTGTCTGCTTAGCGAAGAATCAAGCAAAATCATTCTTAGAGGCTTGATAGACAATAAAGCCGTCAAACGGTTGAACTTGAAAGGGAATAACATTCGCGCTGGGGCTGCAGAAATCTTGGGTCAGTTCCTGAAGAGAAATGAGTGTGTTCGAAGTCTACTTATCGAGTGGAATTCGCTTGGTTTGTGGGATAATGGAATGAGAGCTATTTGTGAGGGACTGGCTCACAATCAAGCGTTATTATTTCTCGATTTGAGGAATAATCAGATTACCCATGAAGGAGCAAGTCAAATCGCTGTTGCATTAAAACGTAACCAATGTTTAAGAGGTCTAGATTTACGCTGGAATAATATCGGCCTCCTTGGTGGAAGGGAATTACTGGAAGCTTTGAAGTTTAACAAAAGGCTTGTGGGGTTGGAACTCACAG GGAACAACATTCCTCAAGATATTGTTCAGGCTTTGTCTGTTGCTATCCAACAGAACAGTGACAGACAAGTAGCTTTTGAAGAACATCAGGCCCAGACTGAGGCTTTAACAAGAGAATTGGAAATgacacaagagaaaaaaagacaggAG GTGACGAGTTTGAAGGAAGAAATTGACCAACAGAGATCCAGTCAGGAACAGCTTAACAGAAGTATGCAAACCAAGATTGATCACTTGAGAACAGCTTTGGATGAAAGGAAAGCAGCATTTGATTCTCTATCATCAAAATTGTCCACCACCAACTCTGAATTACTTTTGTCCAGAAAAATGTTCTCTGAACAGAAGCTTGCAGTTCAGACATTAACTGATGAACTGcaagaggaaaaggaaagcaaGGCTGCAACAGAGCTCCTccacagaaagaaaatgaatgagGTTCTGGAGAAAAATCAGGAGTTAGAAAAAACAATCAACATtcttgaaagaagaaataagagCCATGAGAATAAGATAAGTACTTTAGAGAAAGATATTGAAGCCATGGAAACCCAGTTTGCTGATAGGGGAAAGGCTAGTGATAAAAAATTCCAGGAAGAGCTTCTGAATACTGAAAGAAGGCTACAAAAAGAAGTAAGCAATTTGCAGCAGAAAGCTCTGGAATATCGTGAAGCcacaaaagaaaagatgatgAAGTTGGAGGAAGAGAAAACTGCATTTGAAGAGGAGGTTAGCACTTTGAAATCTCAGTTGGTCTCGTTGAGGATCTCCTCAGATGAAGAACTCCGTAACACAAAGACAAGGTTAAAACAAGATGAAATTACTAGATCCCGACAGTATGATGAGCATCTATCTCAAATCCAGCAATCACAGAGTGAGCTTCAAatccaaaacacaaaacagtTGACACAGATCACAGATTTGCAGTCTCAGCTTAATTCTACACACAGAGATAGTGAAATGTTGAGGAGGCAGATGGAAACTTTGAAGCAACAACTGGAACAGAAAGATGCAGATTACAGAAATGAGGTCAATCGGTCAAGAATTGAACTTGACTCAGAAAGGAAAACTCAGTCTGAGCTACGAGATAAAATTTCTGATTTGGAAAGTAGAATAGCTGAAATGACAAGAAGACACAGGGATGCTATAAGCATAAAGGACAGTGAATTGGAACTACTAAAGGAACAGCTCAGatgcaaagaaaatgaaatcaaaaaaattcatgatgaAGAAATGAAGAGAGCTGAACTTCTTGAGAAAGCCATATATAGCTATGTATCTAGCACTAAAAATTCTTCACTCTCTCCTCACCAATCTTAG
- the LOC131782331 gene encoding putative uncharacterized protein C7orf78: MQKNSGCETVQVSYRSKVEFNVTKALIRSRSDCFLESKRARERMLKEKEFENRTPWDIKPPDFTLQIYRPKPPKRNTRESMIPGYNEDEWNERAKERNKQRIEFKPISLPKILQPPVSHKVPFSTQFRIPDSHAAKIKYVREGVHKRDPYVTPGPHAFRGDNFRPLENPKTYGLPEFETTYDHDPGNLKFKSRTLNVLHDPYTDQFINCKDGYRKQMITYKEEECEWDKSLILYKGPYKKGHLPGSALMRQIAKQLPWCSPQDKIEQFSRPDIFDNKTADWLEVTAHSKELNRI, encoded by the exons ATGCAAAAGAACAGCGGATGTGAAACAGTGCAAGTTAGTTATCGCTCCAAAGTTGAATTCAATGTAACGAAGGCCCTGATCCGTTCTCGAAGCGACTGTTTCTTGGAGTCAAAGCGAGCGCGTGAACGAatgcttaaagaaaaagaatttgaaaaccGAACTCCATGGGACATCAAGCCACCGGACTTCACACTTCAAATCTACCGTCCAAAGCCTCCCAAACGAAATACAAGAGAATCTATGATACCAGGTTACAACGAAGACGAGTGGAATGAAAGAGCAAAGGAGAGAAACAAACAGCGGATTGAATTTAAGcctatttctttaccaaaaaTTCTACAGCCCCCAGTATCACACAAGGTGCCTTTCTCCACTCAGTTTCGTATTCCGGACTCTCATGCTGCCAAAATCAAGTACGTTAGGGAAGGTGTACACAAACGTGATCCTTACGTTACACCGGGACCTCATGCCTTCAGAGGGGATAATTTCAGACCA CTGGAGAATCCAAAAACGTATGGTTTGCCAGAGTTCGAGACTACTTATGATCACGATCCAGGAAATTTGAAGTTCAAGTCCAGAACATTGAATGTCCTGCATGACC CCTATACAGATCAGTTTATAAATTGTAAGGATGGTTATAGAAAACAGATGATAACTTACAAAGAGGAGGAGTGCGAATGGGATAAGTCACTCATCTTATACAAAGGG CCATACAAAAAGGGTCATTTGCCAGGAAGTGCTCTGATGAGACAGATAGCCAAACAGCTGCCATGGTGTTCACCCCAAGATAAgattgaacaattttcaaggcCAGACATTTTTGACAATAAAACAGCTGACTGGTTAGAAGTAACAGCACATAGCAAAGAACTCAACAGGATCTAA